In Equus asinus isolate D_3611 breed Donkey chromosome 13, EquAss-T2T_v2, whole genome shotgun sequence, one DNA window encodes the following:
- the CACNG4 gene encoding voltage-dependent calcium channel gamma-4 subunit isoform X2: MGQRRLSFRASGIYKGHCFRINHFPEDNDYDHDSSEYLLRIVRASSVFPILSTILLLLGGLCIGAGRFYSRKNNIILSAGILFVAAGLSNIIGIIVYISSNTGDPSDKRDEDKKNHYNYGWSFYFGALSFIVAETVGVLAVNIYIEKNKELRFKTKREFLKAPSSSPYARMPSYRYRRRRSRSSSRSTEASPSRDTSPVGLKITGAIPMGELSMYTLSREPLKVTTAASYSPDQEASFLQVHDFFQQDLKEGLHVSMLNRRTTPV, encoded by the exons ATGGGGCAAAGAAGACTTTCCTTCAGGGCATCAG GGATCTATAAAGGGCACTGCTTCCGGATCAATCACTTCCCAGAGGACAATGATTATGACCATGACAGCTCGGAGTATCTCCTTC GCATCGTGCGTGCCTCCAGCGTCTTCCCCATCCTCAGCACCATCCTGCTGCTGCTCGGCGGGCTCTGCATCGGCGCCGGGAGGTTCTACAGCCGCAAGAACAACATCATCCTCAGTGCCGGCATCCTCTTTGTGGCTGCAG GCCTCAGTAACATCATAGGCATCATCGTCTACATTTCCAGCAACACCGGTGACCCAAGCGACAAGCGCGACGAAGACAAAAAAAACCATTACAACTACGGCTGGTCTTTTTACTTCGGAGCCCTGTCTTTCATTGTGGCTGAGACCGTGGGCGTCCTGGCTGTAAACATTTacattgagaaaaataaagagttgAGATTTAAGACCAAACGGGAGTTCCTTAAGGCTCCCTCCTCGTCTCCCTATGCCAGGATGCCAAGCTACAGGTACCGGCGACGGCGCTCGAGGTCCAGCTCCAGGTCCACCGAGGCCTCGCCCTCCAGGGACACGTCTCCGGTGGGCCTGAAGATCACCGGGGCCATCCCCATGGGCGAGCTGTCCATGTACACGCTGTCCAGGGAGCCCCTCAAGGTGACCACGGCCGCCAGCTACAGCCCCGACCAGGAGGCCAGCTTCCTGCAGGTGCATGACTTCTTCCAGCAGGACCTGAAGGAAGGCCTGCACGTCAGCATGCTGAACCGGCGGACGACCCCCGTGTGA